A region from the Vigna radiata var. radiata cultivar VC1973A unplaced genomic scaffold, Vradiata_ver6 scaffold_133, whole genome shotgun sequence genome encodes:
- the LOC106753442 gene encoding uncharacterized protein LOC106753442, which translates to MEGLLSQFRKVFADLVGLPPDYSMVHHIPLKEGIDLVNVRPYRYPHVMKREIEQQVVEMLKTGGMDLEKVKVVLEWSRPKTVRGLRGFLGLTGYYRRFVRDYGESSQAPERVIEEGRIHMK; encoded by the exons ATGGAGGGGTTGTTAAGCCAGTTCAGGAAGGTGTTTGCCGATCTAGTGGGGTTACCTCCTGACTATAGTATGGTACACCATATACCTCTCAAGGAGGGCATTGATCTGGTGAATGTCAGACCTTATAGATACCCTCATGTGATGAAAAGGGAAATCGAGCAGCAAGTCGTGGAGATGCTCAAAACAGGG GGAATGGATCTAGAGAAGGTAAAAGTTGTGTTGGAATGGAGCAGGCCAAAGACTGTAAGGGGATTAAGGGGATTCCTGGGACTGACTGGCTATTATAGGAGGTTTGTCCGAGATTATGGGGAAAGTAGCCAAGCCCCTGAGAGAGTTATTGAAGAAGGGAGAATTCATATGAAGTGA